Proteins encoded together in one Miscanthus floridulus cultivar M001 chromosome 16, ASM1932011v1, whole genome shotgun sequence window:
- the LOC136513441 gene encoding cytokinin dehydrogenase 9-like has product MKPSVLQYLKFFVLFAFGVVTTSHTTDQDVLATLNKLPLDGHFSFRDVSTAAWDFGNLSSFMPAAVLHPGSVDDIATTVRHVFLAGEHSMLTVAARGHGHSLRGQCQAAGGIVIKMESLPNAKMQVQSGASPYVDASGGELWINVLNETLKYGLAPKSWTDYLHLTIGGTLSNAGVSGQTFRHGPQISNVNELEIVTGKGDIVTCSPERNSDLFHAALGGLGQFGIITRARIVLEPAPKMVRWIRVLYSDFTSFAEDQEMLISAEKTFDYIEGFVIINRTGILNNWRSSFSPQDPVWASQFESDRRVLFRLEMTKNYNPEEADNMEQEVNNLLYQLRYMPPSLFHTDVTYIEFLDRVRSSEVKLRVKGMWEVPHPWLNLMVPKSSIHTFAREVFGKILKDSNSGPILLYPVNKFRWDNRTSVVIPDEEVFYLVGFLSSVPSSSGPHGVEHALNLNNQIIEFSGKAGIRVKQYLPNYNTTQEWKAHFEARWETFQRRKNAYDPFAILAPGQGIFQKASPPLSL; this is encoded by the exons ATGAAACCATCAGTTCTGCAGTACCTGAAGTTTTTCGTTTTATTTGCCTTTGGTGTAGTCACCACCTCCCACACAACTGACCAAGATGTGCTCGCAACCCTCAATAAACTACCCCTCGATGGCCATTTCAGCTTCCGTGACGTGTCTACTGCTGCCTGGGACTTTGGCAATCTCTCTAGTTTCATGCCAGCTGCTGTGCTTCATCCAGGCTCAGTAGATGACATTGCCACTACGGTCAGGCATGTCTTCTTGGCGGGAGAGCACTCCATGCTCACCGTGGCGGCCCGTGGGCATGGACACTCACTCCGAGGGCAGTGCCAGGCAGCTGGAGGGATTGTCATTAAAATGGAGTCCCTCCCTAATGCCAAGATGCAGGTGCAGTCTGGTGCATCGCCCTATGTTGATGCCTCAGGAGGAGAACTCTGGATAAATGTCCTGAATGAGACATTGAAGTACGGTCTGGCACCAAAGTCATGGACTGATTATCTCCACCTCACAATTGGAGGCACGTTGTCGAATGCAGGGGTCAGTGGGCAGACGTTCCGACATGGCCCACAAATCAGCAATGTAAACGAGCTGGAGATTGTGACAG GAAAAGGAGACATCGTCACTTGCTCACCAGAGCGGAACTCTGATCTCTTCCATGCTGCTCTTGGTGGCCTAGGTCAGTTCGGTATCATCACTAGGGCCAGGATTGTGCTCGAGCCTGCTCCAAAAATG GTGAGGTGGATTAGAGTTCTCTACTCAGACTTCACAAGCTTTGCAGAGGATCAGGAGATGCTTATTTCAGCAGAGAAGACCTTTGATTACATAGAGGGCTTCGTCATCATCAACAGGACAGGCATCCTGAACAACTGGAGATCATCATTTAGCCCACAGGATCCAGTGTGGGCAAGCCAGTTCGAATCAGATAGAAGGGTGCTCTTCCGCCTCGAGATGACCAAGAACTACAACCCTGAGGAGGCAGACAACATGGAACAG GAGGTCAATAACCTACTGTATCAACTTAGATATATGCCTCCATCCCTATTCCACACAGATGTCACCTACATCGAGTTCCTGGATAGGGTGCGCTCCTCTGAGGTTAAACTGAGAGTTAAGGGGATGTGGGAGGTCCCACACCCATGGCTAAATCTCATGGTTCCAAAGAGTTCGATCCACACATTCGCAAGGGAGGTCTTTGGGAAAATACTGAAAGACAGCAACAGTGGTCCCATATTGCTCTACCCAGTAAACAAATTCAG ATGGGACAATAGAACGTCAGTAGTCATACCAGATGAGGAAGTTTTCTACCTAGTGGGATTCCTATCCTCAGTGCCATCTTCATCAGGTCCTCACGGCGTCGAACATGCACTGAACCTCAATAACCAGATAATAGAATTCTCTGGCAAGGCAGGTATTAGGGTGAAGCAATATCTGCCCAACTACAACACTACACAGGAGTGGAAGGCCCACTTTGAGGCAAGGTGGGAGACATTTCAACGAAGGAAAAATGCCTATGACCCATTTGCCATCCTAGCCCCAGGACAAGGAATATTTCAAAAGGCATCACCCCCCTTGTCCCTATGA
- the LOC136510794 gene encoding LOW QUALITY PROTEIN: uncharacterized protein (The sequence of the model RefSeq protein was modified relative to this genomic sequence to represent the inferred CDS: substituted 2 bases at 2 genomic stop codons), translating to MQSIADVIQGGRSRCGPRRYVDMPREQASKQLMDDYFSPNPVYNETQFRRRFRMRRPLFLKIVEALSGWSDYFTVRLDALNRPGFSPVHKCTVAIRQLAYGGSVDQLDEYLKMGESTGVECLKKFVQGVIEVYGEEYLRRPTVQDVERLLEIGERRGFPGMIGSIDCMHWHWEKCPYAWKGQYTRGDQGVPTIILEAVASHDRWIWHAFFGVAGSNNDINVLNQSTLFVDQLRGEAPQVXYFVNGRXYSKPYYLADGIYPEWAVFVKSIHAPQSAKHKLFSEHQEGARKDVECAFGILQSRFCILRRPARLYEQGDLENIMLACIILRNMIIEDEKDIEDDSFDLNEEATTSTVQPSTITQGHDPAMEEVLQRDTEIRDHEAHRQLQSDLIDHIRQKFRNRTN from the coding sequence ATGCAGTCCATTGCTGATGTCATACAAGGTGGAAGAAGTAGGTGTGGTCCTAGGCGATATGTGGACATGCCTCGTGAACAAGCCAGCAAGCAACTAATGGATGACTATTTCTCTCCTAATCCAGTCTACAATGAGACACAATTTCGTAGAAGATTTAGGATGAGGAGACCCCTCTTTCTGAAGATTGTTGAGGCCTTGAGTGGGTGGTCTGATTATTTCACCGTAAGATTGGATGCTCTGAATCGTCCCGGGTTTTCACCAGTTCATAAGTGTACAGTAGCGATCCGTCAATTAGCATATGGTGGTTCTGTAGACCAGCTAGATGAGTACTTGAAGATGGGAGAAAGTACTGGTGTGGAGTGCTTGAAAAAGTTTGTTCAGGGAGTCATTGAAGTATACGGTGAAGAGTACTTGAGACGCCCCACAGTACAAGATGTGGAACGATTGTTGGAGATCGGTGAGCGTCGTGGTTTTCCTGGCATGATAGGGAGCATTGACTGTATGCATTGGCATTGGGAAAAATGTCCGTATGCATGGAAGGGACAGTATACCCGTGGTGATCAAGGTGTGCCAACAATCATTCTAGAGGCTGTTGCTTCACATGACAGATGGATATGGCATGCTTTCTTTGGAGTGGCGGGGTCCAACAATGACATTAATGTGCTTAATCAATCTACTTTGTTCGTCGATCAGTTAAGAGGAGAAGCTCCCCAGGTGTAGTACTTTGTGAATGGAAGGTAATATAGCAAACCTTATTATCTTGCAGATGGAATATACCCAGAGTGGGCTGTTTTTGTCAAGTCCATACATGCACCACAATCAGCTAAGCACAAGCTGTTTTCAGAACATCAAGAGGGGGCAAGAAAAGATGTTGAATGTGCATTTGGGATTTTACAATCTCGTTTTTGCATTTTGCGTCGGCCAGCACGTCTATATGAACAAGGGGATCTTGAGAATATCATGTTAGCTTGTATAATTCTTCGCAACATGATAATCGAGGACGAGAAGGATATAGAGGACGATTCATTTGACTTGAACGAGGAAGCAACCACGTCTACTGTTCAACCATCTACAATCACTCAAGGACATGATCCGGCGATGGAGGAGGTACTACAGAGAGATACCGAGATTCGTGACCATGAAGCTCATAGGCAACTACAATCTGATTTGATTGATCACATCCGGCAAAAGTTCAGGAATCGAACTAATTAG
- the LOC136510793 gene encoding uncharacterized mitochondrial protein AtMg00810-like codes for MVARFQMRDLSVLSYYLGIEVRQGKEALMLGQSAYASKLLEWSSMTECKPCVTPMKERLKLMKDSTAAKVDATLYWSIVGGLRYLVHIRPDIAFVVGYVSRFMEDLREDHWAAVKRLLRYVKGTVNQVIVFPKTDESGLQLTVFSDVDMSGNINGRWSTSGVLVFLGSAPISWLLLK; via the coding sequence ATGGTGGCTCGTTTTCAAATGAGAGATCTTAGCGTGCtgtcctactacctcggcatcgaggtgagacaggggaaggaggcactcatgctcggtcagagtgCATATGCCTCAAAGCTGTTGGAGTGGAGCAGCATGACTGAGtgtaagccatgcgtgactccaatgaaggagcggctgaagctgatgaaggatagtaccgcggcgaaggtagatgcaacactctactggaGCATCGTTGGCGGTCTACGCTACTTAGTCCACATTAGGCCagacattgcgttcgtcgtgggctatgtcagccgcttcatggaggatctccgagaggatcactgggctgcggtaaAGCGGCtgttgcgctacgtcaaggggacagtgaatcaggtgatcgtcttccccaagaccgatGAAAGTGGGCTACAACTCACTGTGTTTAGTGATGTAGACATGTCGGGGAACATCAATGGACGGTGGAGCACCtctggagtgctcgtcttcctcgggtcagctccaatctcatggctattgctgaaatag